In Musa acuminata AAA Group cultivar baxijiao chromosome BXJ2-8, Cavendish_Baxijiao_AAA, whole genome shotgun sequence, one genomic interval encodes:
- the LOC135620378 gene encoding uncharacterized protein LOC135620378 — translation MDAFSGYNQIRIALEDQEHTAFITDLGVYFYKVIPFGLKNAGATYQRAMNKMFTAQIGWNIEVYVDDMIVKSRLAPNHLTDLAETFSTLRKYGLRLNPTKCAFGVSSGRFLGFIVHESGIDVNPGKCEEAFGQVKRHLANLPCLASVILGEKLSIYLAASQHAVSSVLTKEVSGEQLPVYYVSHVLNGPEERYPPLEKLALALMLASRKLRPYFQAHTIESVADFIAELADGGNGSPEQTEEAWDLHVDGSATSSSAGAGLVLSAPDGRLFERSLRFGFRATNNEAEYEALLAGLKLALEMQVDIIHVFTNSQLVAEQLGGGYEAKEPTMARYLAEVKSLASNFSRFMLSMVPRNQNERADELAKMASGLDHENHSGVEDLPFCTISVLSVAPAEARTTWVQEMLLFKRNGVLPDDKAAVRRIRRMQAWYSEVNGRLYKRSFSQPLLRCLEPGKAKAVLAEVHEGICGEHIAARTLACKILRQGYYWPTMSQDARTYM, via the exons ATGGAtgccttctccggctacaaccagatcagaataGCGCTTGAAGACCAAGAACACACGGCTTTCATCACCGATTTGGGGGTGTATTTCTACAAAGTCATACCGTTTGGGCTCAAGAACGCAGGCGCCACCTACCAGAGGGCCATGAACAAAATGTTCACCGCTCAAATCGGGTGGAACATCGAAGTCTATGTCGATGACATGATCGTCAAAAGTCGCTTGGCACCAAACCACCTGACCGACTTGGCCGAAACATTCTCTACACTCCGGAAGTATGGCCTACGGCTAAACCCGACAAAGTGCGCATTCGGCGTCAGTTCGGGaaggttcctcggattcatcgtgcATGAAAGTGGAATCGACGTGAATCCAGGAAAG TGTGAAGAGGCTTTTGGACAAGTCAAGCGGCACCTGGCCAACCTTCCCTGCCTTGCTTCGGTCATTCTCGGGGAAAAGCTTAGCATTTACTTGGCCGCCTCCCAGCACGCAGTCAGCTCTGTCCTAACCAAAGAAGTTTCCGGGGAGCAACTAccggtctactacgtcagccacgtcctgaacgGACCCGAGGAGCGGTATCCGCCACTCGAAAAGCTCGCTTTGGCGCTCATGCTGGCATCCCGAAAATTACGCCCTTACTTCCAGGCTCACACGATTGAG TCtgtagccgacttcatcgcggaacTGGCCGATGGCGGGAATGGAAGCCCCGAGCAGACAGAGGAGGCGTGGGACTTGCACGTGGATGGCTCGGCTACCTCCAGCAGCGCCGGCGCGGGGTTGGTACTCTCAGCTCCCGACGGACGCTTGTTCGaacgctccctccgcttcgggtttcgggccaccaacaatgaagccgaatacgaggcgctcctggCAGGACTCAAGCTGGCCCTTGAAATGCAGGTGGACATCATCCACGTCTTCACTAACTCGCAGCTCGTCGCCGAGCAACTTGGCGGTGGGTACGAAGCCAAAGAACCAACCATGGCAAGGTACCTGGCAGAGGTAAAAAGCCTAGCCTCCAACTTCTCCCGCTTCATGTTATCCATGGTGCCGAGGAACCAAAATGAACGAGCCGACGAATTGGCGAAGATGGCTTCGGGACTGGACCACGAAAACCACTCCGGGGTCGAAGATCTCCCATTCTGCACCATCTCAGTTTTGTCTGTAGCTCCGGCCGAAGCGCGCACCACGTGGGTACAGGAGATGCTGCTCTTCAAACGCAATGGGGTCCTTCCCGATGACAAAGCCGCGGTGCGCCGCATTCGCCGAATGCAAGCATGGTATTCCGAGGTGAACGGACGGCTCTACAAACGGTCCTTCTCACAGCCCCTACTGCGATGCCTCGAGCCTGGCAAAGCGAAGGCAGTCCTCGCCGAGGTCCACGAGGGGATCTGCGGGGAGCATATTGCTGCTCGAACCTTGGCCTGCAAAATCCTTCGTCAAGGATACTACTGGCCCACCATGTCCCAAGATGCTAGAACCTACATGTAG
- the LOC135620379 gene encoding uncharacterized protein LOC135620379 — MPYSPTAAAAATLLVAAYAAGRGRCPRLQAARQLAVPPLRVGAPAGGFAGGAALAGGAAPAGAAASAGGSARGATPAGGAVPPGGCPWGGGGFALGSNGGRRHYPEAPHPVGEAAAGASARGLPAPPDVDQHQALHYLLAHLPNHHDILEE; from the exons atgccctactcccctactgccgccgccgccgccaccctgctggtggcggcctatgcggcggggcgagggcgctgccctcgcttgcaagcGGCACGCCAGCTGGCGGTGCCGCCGCTGCGCGTGggggcccccgcgggcggttttgCTGGCGGGGCAGcgctcgcaggcggtgctgcccctgcgggcgctgccgcctccgcgggcggttctgcccgcggggcaacgcccgcaggcggtgctgtcccgccgggcggctgcCCCTGGGGGGGGGGTGGTTTCGCCCTTGGAAGCAACGGCGGCAGGCGCCACTACCCTGAGGCAcctcaccccgtgggagaagcggccgcaggagcctctgcccgcgggctgccagccccgccggac gtagatcaacatcaggctctacactatcttcttgCACATCTCCCCAATCACCATGATATATTGGAggaataa